In one Myripristis murdjan chromosome 5, fMyrMur1.1, whole genome shotgun sequence genomic region, the following are encoded:
- the mrps16 gene encoding small ribosomal subunit protein bS16m, translating into MVHLSSLLLKKYHGGHVVIRLALAGHKQANRPFYRIVAAYNKRARDSKYLEQLGSYDPLPNIYNEKLVSFNFDRIKYWMGCGAHPTKPVAKLLGLAGFFPLHPMTITEAERCKALAQVTETVTSTEEGVKEEEKHPEV; encoded by the exons ATGGTCCATCTAT CATCCCTCCTTCTAAAGAAGTACCACGGGGGGCACGTCGTCATCCGCTTGGCGCTCGCTGGCCACAAACAGGCCAACAGACCCTTCTATCGTATTGTGGCAGCTTACAACAAAAGGGCACGAGACAGTAAATATTTGGAACAGCTAGGTTCCTATGACCCCCTCCCAAACATCTACAATGAAAAGCTTGTCAGCTTCAATTTTGACCGAATCAAGTACTGGATGGGCTGTGGTGCACACCCCACAAAGCCAGTAGCCAAACTTCTAG GGTTGGCAGGATTTTTCCCTCTGCATCCCATGACAATAACAGAGGCAGAGCGGTGCAAAGCTCTCGCACAAGTGACAGAAACAGTGACGTCAACAGAGGAAGGtgtgaaggaggaagaaaaacatcCAGAAGTATGA